From the Thermococcus sp. CX2 genome, one window contains:
- the iorA gene encoding indolepyruvate ferredoxin oxidoreductase subunit alpha, which translates to MEQVKAYPSDSAKFNVPRREKKLLMGNEAIAYGALESGVSFATGYPGTPSTEVIETIARLKPEVFAEWAPNEKVALEEAAGVAYTGLRALVTMKCVGLNVAADPLMSLAYSGVEGGLVILVADDPGPHTSQTEQDDRYYGKLSLLPVLEPADPQEAHDLIIYAYELSERYKVPVIFRTTTRVNHTTANVEVGEFVELNREPKFKKDIERYVRASMDGNRRRHKWLNETLRKIEEEFNSMPFNWVEGEGRIGIIVEGAPYNYVREVLPKLDGDFKVLKLSTPHPLPRKLVVDFLKTVDFAIVIEDGAPFLEEGVKIAAYEAGLNVPIYGKRTGHLPLEGELNPSLVRNALLRLLGREAEEYTKPEEVAYAESLAPKRPPVMCPGCPHRGSYRAALDALRDLKLGRYSVPIHGDIGCYALSLLPPLEAIWTEFVMGASISLANGQSIAMKKKIIATIGDSTFFHNGIQPLVDAVYKNLDVLVMILDNRTTAMTGHQPHPGTGGSETGRKFKEVDIEALVKALGVQYVKTVDPYDLKATREAIKEAMQVKGPAVIIARRECVIPVIRRGEIGEIPVVVEDKCTGCKACILLTGCPALVYDPETNKVEIDELLCTGCGVCNQLCPFDAIKFPSELERKS; encoded by the coding sequence GTGGAACAAGTTAAAGCTTACCCTTCTGATTCCGCTAAGTTTAACGTTCCAAGGCGCGAGAAAAAGCTTCTCATGGGCAATGAAGCCATAGCATATGGGGCTTTGGAGAGCGGAGTAAGCTTTGCCACCGGTTATCCTGGAACACCCTCTACCGAGGTCATAGAGACCATAGCCAGGCTAAAGCCGGAGGTCTTCGCCGAGTGGGCGCCCAACGAGAAGGTCGCCCTGGAGGAGGCCGCCGGGGTTGCGTACACCGGCCTAAGGGCGCTCGTAACTATGAAGTGCGTTGGCCTAAACGTCGCCGCCGACCCGCTGATGAGCCTGGCCTATTCGGGCGTTGAAGGTGGCTTAGTTATTCTCGTCGCGGACGACCCGGGACCGCATACCAGCCAGACGGAGCAGGATGACCGGTATTACGGAAAGCTCTCGCTTCTCCCGGTTCTTGAGCCTGCCGATCCTCAAGAGGCCCACGATTTAATCATCTACGCCTACGAGCTGAGTGAGCGCTATAAAGTCCCTGTCATCTTCAGAACGACCACGAGGGTGAACCACACGACGGCCAATGTCGAGGTTGGAGAATTTGTGGAGCTGAACAGGGAGCCCAAGTTCAAGAAGGACATAGAACGCTATGTAAGGGCAAGCATGGATGGCAACAGGAGGAGGCACAAGTGGCTCAACGAGACGCTGAGAAAGATTGAGGAGGAATTCAACTCGATGCCCTTCAACTGGGTCGAGGGCGAGGGAAGGATTGGAATAATCGTCGAAGGAGCGCCCTACAACTACGTGAGGGAGGTTCTCCCAAAGCTCGACGGCGACTTCAAGGTTCTAAAGCTCTCCACTCCCCACCCGCTGCCGAGGAAGCTCGTGGTTGATTTCCTCAAGACGGTTGATTTCGCCATAGTCATAGAGGACGGCGCTCCCTTCCTCGAGGAGGGGGTCAAAATAGCGGCCTACGAAGCTGGTCTCAACGTTCCCATCTACGGCAAGAGGACCGGCCACTTACCCCTTGAAGGTGAGCTCAACCCAAGCCTCGTCAGAAACGCTCTGCTAAGGCTCCTGGGCAGGGAAGCTGAGGAATACACCAAGCCCGAGGAAGTGGCCTACGCGGAAAGCCTCGCCCCCAAGAGGCCACCGGTGATGTGCCCTGGCTGTCCTCACAGGGGCTCATACAGGGCAGCTTTAGACGCTCTAAGGGACCTCAAGCTGGGCCGCTACTCGGTTCCAATACATGGTGACATAGGCTGCTACGCCCTCTCGCTCCTCCCGCCGCTCGAGGCCATCTGGACAGAGTTCGTGATGGGTGCGAGCATAAGCTTAGCCAACGGCCAGAGCATAGCCATGAAGAAAAAGATAATCGCCACGATAGGAGACTCGACCTTCTTCCACAACGGAATCCAGCCGCTGGTTGATGCTGTCTACAAGAACCTAGACGTCCTGGTCATGATACTCGACAACAGGACAACGGCAATGACCGGCCACCAGCCGCATCCGGGAACGGGGGGAAGCGAGACTGGGAGGAAGTTCAAAGAGGTAGACATAGAAGCCCTTGTCAAGGCGCTTGGAGTCCAGTACGTTAAGACCGTAGATCCCTACGACCTGAAGGCAACGAGAGAGGCCATAAAGGAGGCCATGCAGGTTAAAGGGCCGGCCGTGATAATAGCCAGGCGGGAGTGCGTCATCCCTGTGATAAGGCGCGGTGAGATAGGCGAAATTCCCGTAGTTGTGGAGGACAAGTGCACTGGCTGCAAGGCATGCATACTCCTGACGGGCTGTCCAGCTCTGGTCTACGACCCAGAGACTAACAAGGTGGAAATCGACGAGCTCCTCTGTACCGGCTGTGGAGTCTGCAACCAGCTCTGTCCGTTCGACGCGATAAAGTTCCCGAGTGAGCTGGAGAGAAAAAGTTGA
- a CDS encoding DUF4152 family protein has protein sequence MRIVAADTGGAVLDEEYNPVGLIATAAVLVEKPYRTATLSIVKYANPFNYDLGGRQAIRDEALLAVKLARKVKPDVVHLDSTLGGIEIRKLDDVTIDALRISDRGKAIWHELRKDLQPLARRFWEDTGIEILAVGKESVPVRIAEIFSGLYSTKWALEYARENGKAIVGLPRYMKVEIRPGKIYGESLDPREGGLYGEIEADTEGIGWELYPNPLVRRFMVLEVWRE, from the coding sequence ATGAGGATAGTGGCTGCCGACACTGGCGGAGCAGTGCTCGATGAGGAGTACAATCCGGTGGGGCTTATAGCAACCGCCGCTGTGCTCGTCGAGAAGCCCTACAGAACCGCAACGCTGAGCATCGTTAAGTACGCCAACCCGTTCAACTACGACCTCGGCGGGAGGCAGGCGATAAGGGACGAGGCCTTACTTGCGGTGAAGCTCGCCAGAAAGGTCAAGCCCGACGTTGTCCACCTAGACTCAACGCTCGGAGGAATCGAGATCAGGAAGCTCGATGATGTGACCATCGATGCCCTCAGGATTTCGGACAGGGGAAAGGCGATATGGCACGAGCTCAGGAAGGACCTCCAGCCTTTAGCAAGGCGTTTCTGGGAGGACACTGGAATAGAGATACTCGCGGTTGGTAAGGAGAGCGTTCCGGTTAGGATAGCGGAGATCTTCTCGGGCCTCTACTCAACCAAGTGGGCGCTGGAATACGCGAGGGAGAACGGAAAAGCTATCGTTGGCCTGCCGAGATACATGAAGGTCGAAATTCGCCCTGGGAAGATCTACGGTGAGAGCCTTGACCCGAGGGAAGGCGGGCTGTACGGGGAGATTGAGGCGGATACAGAGGGTATCGGCTGGGAGCTCTACCCGAACCCTCTTGTGAGGAGGTTTATGGTGCTCGAGGTGTGGAGGGAGTAG
- a CDS encoding AI-2E family transporter, with protein sequence MRAEVAAWTVTILLILYTSWRVVSPLITPIFFGLVLAYAVYPIHRRLIPRFGEARSALLLTIGMVGLGGVITADLIMISAQVASSFYYNVVDFFNWLMTQPLPTGVSDFIQSFSEQFVPKLSEYLSTQAFSLPTYILQLVTFLFVFYYALANSTSIREQIRLSLPEKNRRLGEEILESVSRTLSALVRAWLLLNVVKGVLMTLGFIIFRVSDMYTAIVAGFLTFFFSFVPLFEGWMIWLIAAAYFAKEGMYLHAVGISIYGAALVSPLPDYTIRPRLVAKDADLDETLVFIGMVGGTWAMGIKGLIIGPIVLNLLLTLLKEWKRLIEREEASRQLSQAPSEPAPRPQA encoded by the coding sequence ATGCGAGCCGAAGTAGCTGCCTGGACCGTGACGATCCTCCTCATACTGTACACCTCATGGAGGGTAGTCAGCCCTCTGATCACGCCTATATTCTTCGGCCTTGTCTTGGCCTATGCAGTTTATCCGATCCACAGGAGGCTCATCCCAAGGTTCGGAGAGGCTAGATCAGCCCTCCTCCTGACGATCGGAATGGTGGGCCTCGGTGGAGTCATAACGGCCGACCTGATAATGATTTCCGCCCAAGTGGCATCTTCCTTCTACTACAACGTCGTGGACTTCTTCAACTGGCTCATGACCCAGCCCCTTCCGACTGGGGTTTCGGACTTCATCCAGAGCTTTTCCGAGCAGTTCGTGCCGAAGCTCTCTGAATACCTATCAACACAGGCGTTCTCACTTCCCACGTACATCCTCCAGCTTGTTACGTTCCTGTTCGTGTTCTACTACGCGCTGGCCAACTCAACGAGTATAAGGGAGCAGATCAGGCTTTCCCTGCCAGAAAAAAACAGACGCCTGGGTGAGGAGATACTGGAGAGCGTGAGCAGAACCCTGAGCGCGCTGGTCAGGGCGTGGCTCCTGCTCAACGTTGTGAAAGGCGTACTCATGACGCTCGGCTTCATAATCTTCCGCGTCTCTGACATGTACACTGCCATAGTTGCCGGCTTTCTAACGTTCTTCTTCAGCTTCGTGCCACTCTTCGAGGGCTGGATGATATGGCTGATAGCTGCAGCCTACTTCGCCAAGGAGGGCATGTACCTCCACGCAGTTGGCATCTCCATCTATGGGGCAGCCTTGGTGTCGCCGCTGCCAGACTACACCATAAGGCCGCGCCTCGTGGCGAAGGACGCAGACCTCGACGAGACGCTGGTCTTCATCGGAATGGTGGGCGGAACGTGGGCGATGGGGATCAAGGGACTCATAATAGGGCCTATAGTGCTGAACCTCCTGCTGACGCTCCTAAAAGAGTGGAAGAGACTTATAGAGAGGGAAGAAGCTTCACGCCAGCTCTCTCAAGCTCCTTCAGAGCCAGCTCCTCGTCCTCAGGCTTAA
- a CDS encoding nicotinamidase, whose amino-acid sequence MPEEALIVVDMQRDFMPGGTLPVPDGDKIISKCNEYIKKFKERGALIVATRDWHPENHMSFKEQGGPWPRHCVQDTPGAEFVVELPQDAVIISKATEPDKEAYSGFEGTNLAEILREKGVKRVYVCGVATEYCVKATALDAVKNGFETCLLLDAVKGIKPEDEELALKELERAGVKLLPSL is encoded by the coding sequence ATGCCCGAGGAGGCGCTTATCGTTGTGGACATGCAGAGGGATTTCATGCCCGGTGGGACACTGCCAGTCCCCGATGGGGATAAGATTATCTCCAAGTGCAACGAGTACATCAAGAAGTTCAAGGAGAGGGGCGCCCTTATAGTCGCCACAAGGGACTGGCACCCTGAGAACCACATGAGCTTTAAGGAACAGGGTGGGCCGTGGCCGAGGCACTGCGTTCAGGACACTCCGGGGGCAGAGTTCGTCGTTGAGCTGCCGCAGGATGCGGTGATAATCTCAAAGGCAACCGAGCCAGACAAGGAAGCCTATTCGGGCTTCGAGGGGACGAACCTGGCAGAAATTCTGAGGGAGAAGGGGGTAAAGAGAGTCTACGTCTGCGGCGTCGCAACTGAGTACTGCGTTAAAGCTACCGCATTGGATGCCGTCAAGAACGGCTTTGAGACTTGCCTACTCCTCGACGCGGTTAAGGGAATTAAGCCTGAGGACGAGGAGCTGGCTCTGAAGGAGCTTGAGAGAGCTGGCGTGAAGCTTCTTCCCTCTCTATAA
- a CDS encoding DUF2240 family protein: MHPLKSAITYKGSTEFTRSELVGILAFKLRLMDVRSAKELIERSIESGLLVEKDGILVINEALLESEEESEDLFNAMVEYLARSLGWDENDVLEGIKAMRERYGDLDERLLAYLFGLDKGVDMSKFKDRLEV; the protein is encoded by the coding sequence GTGCACCCTCTGAAAAGTGCGATAACATACAAAGGCTCTACTGAGTTCACGAGGAGTGAGCTGGTTGGAATACTGGCCTTCAAGCTCAGATTAATGGACGTCAGGTCGGCCAAAGAGCTGATTGAAAGGTCGATCGAGAGCGGCCTCCTCGTGGAAAAAGACGGAATTCTGGTCATCAATGAGGCCCTGCTCGAGAGCGAGGAGGAGAGCGAGGATCTCTTCAATGCCATGGTGGAGTACCTCGCCCGTTCCCTTGGCTGGGACGAGAATGATGTCCTTGAGGGGATAAAAGCTATGCGCGAGCGCTACGGCGACCTCGACGAGAGGCTTTTAGCTTATCTCTTTGGCCTCGACAAGGGCGTTGACATGTCGAAGTTTAAGGATAGACTTGAGGTATGA
- a CDS encoding PaaI family thioesterase, whose protein sequence is MEQRTHRLTSERLVGKPMKIEDGYAEVVLETTEEMAVDEYGLVHGGFTFGLADYAAMLAVNEPTVVLGKAEVKFLKPVKAGERLLAKAKVEEDLGRKKLVKAEVFNEKNEKVFEGTFHCYVLEKHVLE, encoded by the coding sequence ATGGAGCAGAGAACTCACAGGCTAACCTCTGAAAGGCTCGTTGGAAAGCCCATGAAGATTGAAGACGGCTACGCTGAGGTGGTTCTTGAGACGACGGAAGAGATGGCCGTCGATGAGTACGGCCTCGTTCACGGAGGCTTCACCTTCGGGCTTGCCGATTACGCCGCTATGTTGGCGGTGAACGAGCCGACCGTCGTCCTTGGAAAGGCAGAGGTAAAGTTCCTCAAGCCGGTCAAGGCAGGCGAAAGACTACTCGCAAAGGCGAAGGTTGAGGAAGACCTGGGTAGAAAGAAGCTGGTGAAAGCCGAAGTGTTCAACGAGAAGAACGAGAAGGTCTTTGAGGGAACCTTCCACTGCTACGTCCTTGAGAAGCACGTCCTCGAGTGA
- a CDS encoding PadR family transcriptional regulator, translating into MKYRDFLTLHVLHHAERGPITGSFMMEELKRHGYHISPGTIYPLLHSMEKSGLLKSRWEVREGRRVRVYEITDLGRKALEEGKARVRELCRELLEE; encoded by the coding sequence ATGAAGTACCGCGACTTCCTGACTCTGCACGTCCTCCACCACGCAGAAAGGGGGCCGATAACCGGTTCTTTCATGATGGAAGAGCTCAAAAGACATGGCTATCACATCAGTCCGGGCACGATATACCCACTCCTGCACAGCATGGAAAAAAGCGGACTCTTAAAGAGCCGCTGGGAGGTCAGGGAAGGGAGGCGCGTCAGGGTCTATGAAATAACCGATCTTGGAAGAAAAGCACTGGAGGAAGGTAAGGCAAGGGTTAGAGAGCTCTGCCGAGAGCTGCTGGAGGAATGA
- a CDS encoding MFS transporter produces the protein MEKKEQKILGVSWNVFLLGIVSFLNDMSSEMIAPVVPTYLTDVLGIGKAASGSIMGLIESLSSLFKVLFGYFSDRFRKRKLFVAFGYLFSTIAKAALAFVHSWWEFITLRILDRVGKGIRTAPRDALIAESSEKGKTGKSFGFHRMMDTLGAVAGPLTAIAILKLLKDIPMETAYRYVFLLSAVPGIIGVVIVVLLVKDKGGDVKRKIKGISALKSKNLRLFLLVVAIGALGRYSYAFTLWKAEELGFSVVQGLGFYALFNLIYALSAYPLGAYSDTFGKKKMITIGFGLAALASLTFAYARDIYTLIAAFVLYGLYIAIEDTIPRAYMADLAKEFEKGTVIGAYHTVFGVFVFPASVIAGWLWQSYSLTYSFTFAALMNMLAMGLMVFVRE, from the coding sequence ATGGAGAAGAAAGAACAGAAAATTCTGGGAGTGAGCTGGAACGTCTTCCTGCTCGGGATTGTCAGTTTCCTCAACGACATGAGCAGCGAGATGATAGCCCCCGTTGTGCCCACCTATCTAACGGATGTGCTCGGAATAGGCAAGGCCGCGAGCGGTTCAATTATGGGGTTGATAGAGAGCCTCAGCTCGCTCTTCAAGGTGCTCTTCGGCTACTTCAGCGACCGCTTTAGAAAAAGGAAGCTCTTCGTGGCCTTCGGCTACCTCTTCTCAACCATAGCGAAGGCAGCGCTCGCCTTCGTTCACTCCTGGTGGGAGTTCATAACGCTCAGGATTCTCGACAGGGTTGGGAAGGGGATAAGGACCGCCCCGAGGGACGCACTGATAGCTGAATCGAGCGAGAAGGGAAAGACGGGCAAGTCCTTCGGCTTCCACAGGATGATGGACACCCTTGGAGCGGTGGCCGGACCGCTCACGGCGATAGCCATCCTCAAACTGCTGAAAGACATCCCAATGGAGACCGCCTACCGCTACGTTTTCCTGCTCTCGGCAGTCCCGGGAATAATCGGCGTGGTCATCGTGGTTCTCCTTGTAAAGGACAAGGGAGGGGACGTAAAAAGGAAGATAAAGGGAATATCGGCCCTCAAATCCAAGAACCTGCGCCTTTTCCTGCTTGTGGTTGCCATCGGCGCGCTCGGGAGGTACAGCTACGCCTTCACCCTCTGGAAGGCGGAAGAGCTCGGCTTCTCCGTCGTTCAGGGACTGGGCTTTTACGCGCTCTTCAACCTAATCTACGCCCTATCAGCCTATCCTCTCGGGGCTTACTCGGACACATTCGGAAAGAAGAAGATGATAACCATCGGGTTTGGCCTGGCAGCACTCGCTTCCCTCACCTTCGCCTACGCCAGGGACATATACACGCTCATAGCGGCCTTCGTCCTCTACGGCCTCTACATAGCCATTGAGGACACTATCCCGAGGGCCTACATGGCCGACTTAGCGAAGGAATTCGAGAAGGGCACGGTAATAGGAGCATACCACACCGTCTTCGGAGTTTTCGTCTTCCCAGCGTCCGTCATAGCGGGCTGGCTCTGGCAGAGCTATTCACTGACCTACTCGTTCACCTTCGCGGCGCTGATGAACATGCTGGCGATGGGGCTGATGGTTTTCGTGAGGGAATGA